One genomic window of Dehalobacter sp. includes the following:
- the groES gene encoding co-chaperone GroES, whose protein sequence is MKLKPLADRVIIKAVPSEERTKSGIIMPDTAKEKPQEGEVIAVGPGKVEKGERIPMEVNVGDRVIYSKYAGTEVKYDGNEYLILRETDIQAVIS, encoded by the coding sequence ATGAAACTCAAACCGTTGGCTGACAGGGTAATTATTAAAGCGGTTCCGTCTGAGGAAAGAACTAAGAGCGGGATCATTATGCCCGACACCGCAAAAGAAAAGCCTCAGGAAGGTGAAGTGATTGCCGTAGGTCCTGGAAAAGTTGAAAAAGGTGAAAGAATCCCAATGGAAGTTAACGTCGGCGACCGCGTGATTTATTCTAAATATGCCGGCACGGAAGTTAAATATGACGGAAACGAATATTTGATTTTAAGAGAAACCGATATTCAGGCAGTCATTAGTTAA
- a CDS encoding P-II family nitrogen regulator → MKKIEAVIRSNKLDQVEKALSNLGISGITVSQVLGWGRQKGNITEVYRGTEVSVRLLPKVKLEIIVNDPESESVQETIRENALTGKFGDGVIWVTAVEDFRRIRTGENFLD, encoded by the coding sequence ATGAAAAAGATTGAGGCAGTAATTCGCAGCAATAAACTTGACCAAGTGGAAAAGGCGCTCAGTAATTTGGGAATCAGCGGGATTACCGTATCTCAGGTACTTGGCTGGGGAAGGCAGAAAGGGAATATCACCGAGGTTTACCGCGGAACGGAAGTATCCGTCCGGCTGCTGCCCAAAGTCAAACTCGAAATCATTGTCAATGATCCGGAAAGTGAAAGCGTTCAGGAAACCATCAGGGAGAATGCCCTAACTGGTAAATTTGGCGACGGCGTCATCTGGGTGACCGCTGTTGAGGACTTCCGCCGGATCCGTACCGGAGAAAATTTTCTTGATTAA
- a CDS encoding molybdenum cofactor guanylyltransferase: MGVEKKKLEITGVLFAGGESKRMGRNKAFLEIGGKPLLERNLEVLDSICSEVLISCREPEQYSGYGYQTVADRIKGKGPMGGLYSILPVAKYDYVFVAACDMPFLNSEAIFYIYERIEDYKLVFPYVRDRLHPLHAFYHKNVLKVVEKQIKEDKLRLFDIADECRHKIVNISEEMKGSMLKEMIEESFLNVNTPQEWELILQKIQ, encoded by the coding sequence ATGGGCGTGGAAAAGAAAAAGCTGGAGATCACAGGAGTGCTCTTTGCCGGAGGAGAAAGCAAAAGAATGGGCCGGAATAAGGCATTCCTTGAGATAGGCGGAAAACCGCTTCTGGAAAGAAATCTGGAAGTACTGGACAGTATTTGTAGTGAGGTCCTGATCAGCTGCAGGGAGCCTGAACAATATTCGGGATACGGTTATCAGACGGTTGCCGACCGGATTAAAGGTAAAGGGCCGATGGGCGGGCTGTATTCCATCCTTCCGGTGGCTAAGTATGACTATGTCTTCGTGGCTGCCTGTGATATGCCGTTCTTAAACAGTGAAGCCATTTTCTATATTTATGAACGGATTGAGGATTATAAGTTGGTTTTCCCGTATGTTCGGGACAGACTACATCCTCTGCACGCCTTTTACCACAAAAATGTGCTTAAAGTTGTCGAGAAACAGATTAAAGAGGACAAACTGCGTCTCTTTGATATTGCTGATGAATGCAGGCATAAGATCGTGAATATTTCTGAGGAGATGAAAGGCAGCATGCTGAAGGAAATGATCGAGGAAAGTTTTCTGAATGTCAATACGCCTCAGGAGTGGGAACTCATTTTACAAAAAATCCAATAA
- a CDS encoding CoA-disulfide reductase, producing the protein MHKRIVIVGGVAGGATTAARLRRLDEESEIVIFERGEHISFANCGLPYYIGGAIKGWDKLLVQTVKGMTNRFNLDIRIKSEVTAINRQDKKIQVKNLATGVVYEESYDLLILSPGASPIVPGIEGITDNPRVFSLRTIPDAEAIDSYIDQNQAKTAVVIGGGFIGLEMAENLKERNLDVYLVEATDQVQPSLDYEMASLLHTHLREKGVRLILKDSVVKLERSKVYLQSSQEIEADLIVMAIGVRPESMLAVQAGLEIGERGAIRVNEYLQTSDENIYAIGDAIEVKNYVTGLPTNIPLAWPANRQGRLLADNLYGSRKPYRGTLGTSVAKVFDLTAASTGINEKTAAKMGIPYRVIHIHPNSHAGYYPGSTVLDMKMVFTEDGKILGAQAVGRKGAEKRIDVIATAIKGNLTVYDLQDLELAYAPPYSSGKDPVNMIGYAAANLLDHMVKTVQYHEIDNIVAAGNILVDVRQPEEVELGKINESINIPLPELRKRLGELPKDKPVYLTCQIGLRGYIAARILQQHGYDPINLDGGFRTYASVYWAVEKKDKGAVKVDDTGKAFTESPEAKIRANKVIDCCGLQCPGPIKQVFENMKILEEGQVLEILVTDPGFARDIEAWCSKTGNTLLKTELNGDYLKAYLRKGSMKPTDQPQVNVNVAVEEKPKGATLIVFEQNMDKALASFIIATGAASMGKEVTMFFTFWGLNILKKYDAPKVSKDSLEKAFGIMMPRGPRKLPISNMNMGGMGARMIKYVMKKKNVDSLEELLHNAMKMGIKIVACSMSMDVMGIKKEELIDGVEIGGVATMLAKSEESNLNLFF; encoded by the coding sequence ATGCATAAAAGAATTGTGATTGTCGGTGGGGTCGCTGGAGGAGCAACCACTGCTGCAAGATTAAGAAGACTTGATGAAGAATCGGAAATCGTTATATTCGAAAGAGGCGAACATATTTCTTTTGCGAATTGCGGACTGCCCTATTATATTGGAGGCGCGATCAAAGGATGGGATAAACTTCTTGTCCAGACCGTTAAAGGAATGACCAACAGATTCAATCTGGACATCCGGATAAAATCAGAAGTAACCGCGATTAACCGGCAGGATAAAAAGATTCAGGTAAAAAACCTCGCCACAGGTGTCGTCTATGAGGAAAGCTATGATCTACTCATTCTTTCGCCCGGAGCAAGTCCTATCGTTCCAGGGATTGAGGGCATCACCGACAACCCGAGGGTATTCTCGCTTCGAACAATTCCCGATGCCGAAGCCATTGACAGTTATATTGATCAAAACCAGGCTAAAACAGCGGTCGTTATAGGCGGCGGATTTATCGGCCTTGAAATGGCCGAAAATCTGAAAGAACGTAACCTTGACGTCTATCTGGTTGAAGCCACTGATCAGGTGCAACCCTCACTGGATTATGAAATGGCGAGCCTTCTGCACACGCATCTCCGCGAAAAAGGTGTCAGGCTGATTCTGAAGGACAGTGTCGTGAAGCTGGAAAGATCAAAGGTCTATCTTCAGAGCAGCCAGGAGATTGAAGCAGATCTAATCGTAATGGCTATCGGCGTTCGTCCGGAAAGCATGCTCGCCGTTCAGGCCGGTCTGGAGATCGGCGAAAGAGGAGCTATCCGGGTTAATGAATATCTACAGACCAGTGATGAAAATATTTATGCAATCGGTGATGCAATTGAAGTCAAAAACTATGTTACAGGACTTCCCACAAATATACCGCTGGCGTGGCCGGCAAACAGGCAGGGTAGGCTTCTAGCCGATAATTTGTATGGCAGCCGTAAGCCTTACCGCGGGACTTTAGGAACTTCAGTTGCCAAAGTATTTGATTTAACGGCCGCTTCTACAGGTATCAATGAAAAAACAGCAGCTAAAATGGGAATACCGTATAGGGTCATTCATATTCACCCGAATTCCCATGCCGGATACTATCCGGGTTCGACAGTGCTCGATATGAAGATGGTCTTTACTGAAGACGGCAAAATACTTGGTGCGCAGGCCGTCGGGCGCAAGGGTGCAGAAAAGAGAATTGATGTGATCGCGACGGCTATCAAAGGCAATTTAACGGTTTATGACCTGCAGGATCTGGAACTGGCCTATGCACCGCCATATTCCTCCGGGAAAGACCCGGTCAATATGATTGGGTATGCTGCGGCCAATTTGCTGGATCATATGGTCAAGACTGTTCAATACCATGAAATCGACAATATTGTCGCTGCTGGAAACATTTTGGTTGACGTCAGGCAGCCTGAAGAAGTAGAACTGGGCAAGATCAACGAGTCAATCAATATCCCGCTTCCGGAGCTCAGAAAGAGGCTTGGGGAGTTGCCGAAAGATAAGCCGGTTTACCTGACGTGCCAGATTGGCCTCAGGGGATATATTGCGGCTAGAATCCTTCAACAGCATGGTTATGACCCGATCAACCTTGACGGAGGTTTCCGGACGTATGCCAGTGTTTACTGGGCGGTTGAAAAGAAGGATAAAGGAGCGGTAAAAGTTGATGATACCGGAAAAGCTTTTACCGAATCCCCGGAAGCCAAAATCAGAGCGAATAAAGTGATCGACTGTTGTGGTCTACAGTGTCCCGGACCGATCAAACAGGTATTTGAAAATATGAAAATCCTAGAAGAAGGCCAGGTCCTGGAAATCTTGGTTACGGATCCCGGCTTTGCGAGGGATATTGAGGCCTGGTGCAGTAAGACCGGCAATACACTGCTTAAAACAGAATTAAATGGGGATTATCTGAAAGCCTATCTGCGCAAAGGAAGCATGAAGCCTACCGACCAGCCGCAGGTAAACGTAAACGTTGCGGTGGAGGAAAAACCCAAGGGCGCGACGCTGATTGTATTCGAGCAGAATATGGATAAGGCCCTTGCCTCATTTATCATTGCGACCGGCGCGGCATCCATGGGTAAAGAAGTGACGATGTTCTTCACATTCTGGGGGCTGAATATTCTTAAGAAATATGACGCACCTAAGGTAAGCAAGGATTCTCTGGAGAAAGCCTTTGGCATCATGATGCCCCGCGGACCAAGAAAACTGCCTATCTCCAATATGAATATGGGTGGCATGGGTGCTAGAATGATCAAGTACGTCATGAAAAAGAAAAATGTTGATAGTTTGGAAGAACTGCTGCATAATGCGATGAAGATGGGTATTAAGATCGTAGCCTGCTCCATGTCGATGGATGTGATGGGAATCAAAAAGGAAGAACTGATCGATGGCGTAGAAATCGGCGGCGTTGCCACAATGCTTGCCAAGTCTGAGGAATCAAACTTGAATCTATTTTTCTAA
- a CDS encoding metalloregulator ArsR/SmtB family transcription factor, with protein MLTYKDNPVYFEEKADILKVLSHPVRLCIVKGLMENGESNVMSMQNCLSIPQSTISQHLSALRNKGIIRGRREGLEVFYSVQNLLVKKLIHLMFSE; from the coding sequence TTGTTGACTTATAAGGATAATCCGGTTTATTTCGAAGAAAAGGCGGATATATTAAAAGTACTTTCCCACCCTGTCCGGCTTTGCATTGTCAAAGGCCTGATGGAAAATGGGGAAAGCAATGTAATGAGCATGCAGAATTGTCTGAGTATTCCGCAGTCGACAATTTCTCAGCACTTATCTGCGTTGAGAAATAAGGGAATTATAAGGGGTAGACGCGAAGGACTCGAGGTCTTTTACTCGGTTCAGAATCTATTAGTGAAAAAGTTGATCCACCTGATGTTTTCCGAATAA
- a CDS encoding DegV family protein: MSVRIITDSTSDLPGYLIEKYNITVVSLKVLFGEEEYRDGVDITNEEFYAKMARHKELPTTAQVNPGEFVAEFTKHVDQGDEIIGIFISSKLSGTYNSAVMAREIMNKGRIYVIDSNSATFGLGLLVVEAAEMAAAGKSAEDIVRTIEILKDQVQFYGVIDNLENLKKGGRLSATSAFAGSILGIKPIISIKDGAVIVVGKARGRKKAFFWILENLKNNHVDLNNKRICIAQAAAPESLEEFKQIILKEYAPKEIMIFSLGPVIGTHAGAGCIGISCFG; encoded by the coding sequence ATGTCAGTTAGGATTATTACGGACAGTACAAGTGATCTCCCCGGCTATTTGATAGAGAAATATAACATTACTGTCGTGTCGTTGAAAGTCCTGTTTGGGGAAGAGGAATATAGAGACGGCGTTGATATTACCAACGAAGAGTTTTACGCCAAAATGGCAAGGCATAAAGAACTGCCGACGACAGCCCAGGTGAATCCGGGTGAGTTTGTCGCGGAATTTACCAAACACGTAGACCAAGGCGATGAAATCATCGGTATTTTTATTTCTTCCAAGCTGAGCGGAACGTATAATTCCGCTGTAATGGCCAGGGAGATCATGAATAAGGGCAGAATCTATGTAATCGACTCTAATAGCGCTACTTTCGGACTTGGACTATTGGTCGTTGAGGCAGCCGAGATGGCTGCTGCAGGTAAAAGTGCGGAGGATATTGTTAGAACCATTGAGATTCTGAAAGATCAGGTTCAATTCTATGGCGTTATTGACAATCTAGAGAATCTGAAAAAAGGCGGAAGACTATCAGCGACCAGTGCATTTGCCGGCAGTATCCTGGGTATTAAGCCAATTATTTCTATTAAAGACGGAGCCGTCATTGTCGTAGGAAAAGCCAGAGGAAGAAAGAAAGCCTTCTTTTGGATTCTGGAGAACCTAAAAAACAACCATGTGGATTTAAATAATAAGAGAATTTGTATTGCGCAGGCTGCAGCACCTGAGAGTCTGGAGGAATTTAAACAGATCATTCTCAAAGAATATGCGCCAAAAGAAATTATGATATTTTCGCTGGGCCCTGTGATTGGAACCCATGCTGGCGCAGGCTGCATAGGAATAAGCTGTTTCGGATAG
- a CDS encoding MarR family transcriptional regulator: MNNLYGTLNELLVKLFNNILQIEELSLKENEFSDLSITEIHVIEAIGLTKRNMSSVARDLDITIGTLTFSANNLVQKGYVNRIRSDDDRRIVLVSLTDKGVQAYKHHAGFHDEMIQTTISRLSDEEMEVLVSALENINGYFKVKYNLKRREK, from the coding sequence ATGAATAATCTTTATGGGACTTTAAATGAACTCCTGGTAAAACTATTCAACAACATTCTCCAAATCGAAGAACTGTCCCTTAAGGAGAATGAATTCAGCGACCTCTCTATCACAGAAATACATGTGATTGAAGCAATTGGCCTCACTAAGCGCAACATGTCTTCTGTAGCCAGAGACTTGGACATTACGATTGGGACTCTGACCTTCTCGGCTAACAACCTTGTGCAGAAAGGCTATGTAAACCGGATCAGAAGTGATGATGACCGACGGATTGTGCTAGTTTCTCTTACCGACAAAGGTGTACAGGCTTATAAGCATCATGCCGGGTTTCATGATGAAATGATCCAAACAACCATTTCCCGACTTTCGGATGAGGAAATGGAAGTACTTGTCTCGGCTCTCGAAAATATTAACGGGTATTTTAAGGTCAAGTACAATTTGAAAAGAAGAGAAAAATAA
- a CDS encoding S1 family peptidase, which translates to MNDQLQEMLAMPGVIGFGNGIKETNGHPTGAEALLVFVEKKIPRSELRDNECVPNLINNILTDVIEIGEIFAHNEASGRRAAAQGFVVFLRNLVGNPAKNFPKTLHKNLTSNFNAKATTKERINAGDFLSLWRWLIKERGGSSAVSRTSLVRPAVPGVSIGHYQGGAGTFGALVYDQKSSHPLILSNNHVLVNTSMMRNARASINDLITQPAGIDGSNEAIGYLARYAALNVYPNPNCVDCAVAKPVSAAAVSPGILEIGKVTGVTEAAPGMTVKKSGRTTGLTIGKIRAINSTVKVNYGEGRILLFEKQIIASKMSELGDSGSLVVDHRNRAVGLLFAGSNQSTIINPINQVLETLQVKF; encoded by the coding sequence ATGAACGATCAGCTGCAAGAAATGTTGGCAATGCCCGGAGTCATAGGCTTTGGTAACGGGATTAAAGAAACCAATGGTCATCCGACGGGAGCGGAAGCATTACTTGTTTTTGTCGAGAAAAAGATTCCCCGCTCGGAACTCAGGGACAATGAATGTGTACCAAATCTGATTAATAATATACTCACCGATGTAATCGAAATTGGGGAAATTTTTGCTCACAATGAAGCCAGTGGCAGGCGCGCAGCAGCACAAGGGTTCGTTGTTTTCCTTCGAAACCTCGTGGGGAATCCCGCGAAAAATTTCCCCAAAACCCTGCACAAAAACCTGACTTCCAATTTTAATGCAAAAGCTACAACCAAAGAAAGAATAAATGCTGGTGACTTCCTGAGTCTATGGAGATGGCTAATTAAAGAACGGGGAGGTTCTTCGGCGGTCAGCAGGACTTCTTTGGTCAGACCTGCAGTCCCGGGTGTCAGTATTGGTCATTATCAGGGGGGAGCCGGAACCTTTGGAGCGTTAGTCTATGATCAAAAAAGCAGCCATCCTCTGATCTTATCCAATAATCATGTCTTGGTCAATACATCGATGATGCGCAATGCCCGGGCCTCGATCAACGATCTAATTACTCAACCGGCAGGAATAGATGGTTCAAATGAGGCTATCGGTTATCTTGCAAGGTATGCGGCATTAAATGTTTACCCTAATCCGAATTGCGTGGACTGCGCTGTGGCCAAACCGGTAAGTGCCGCCGCTGTGAGCCCAGGAATATTGGAGATCGGTAAAGTTACGGGTGTGACTGAGGCCGCACCCGGCATGACGGTAAAAAAATCAGGGAGAACTACAGGACTAACGATTGGCAAAATCAGAGCAATTAATTCAACAGTAAAAGTCAATTATGGAGAAGGTAGAATTCTGTTATTTGAAAAACAGATCATTGCTTCCAAAATGTCTGAACTGGGAGACAGCGGATCATTGGTTGTAGATCACAGAAACAGGGCTGTAGGTCTGCTATTTGCCGGCTCAAATCAAAGTACAATTATTAATCCGATCAATCAGGTTCTCGAAACACTTCAAGTAAAGTTCTAG
- a CDS encoding NYN domain-containing protein, with amino-acid sequence MKAIAFVDYENIWEGLHEYGYRLMPEEFIQLLEDYADHIGVDLKAVYLYANFDKEEFWRTQTAFEKKNIFTRHVYGKNNYVNTEIRANAADTELMLEVQEILVTRPKAAELFLLFTSDGDFLPIIRRIRAWGKEVRIIGVKDKINHLLIPYCESLDVFFNLLNKDSAKYMPVDDFPTGIELIAEMQMRLPYVASTRARSYLSTKLGRTASEVKDFIQYLLTENCLIEKEFRDPNLVIKKTKIYLLNLVNPLITEILSSNLTEQLAARYARLSSEIVEK; translated from the coding sequence TTGAAGGCAATAGCATTTGTTGATTACGAAAATATCTGGGAAGGCCTTCACGAATACGGCTATAGGCTGATGCCCGAGGAGTTTATTCAGCTCCTGGAGGACTATGCGGATCATATTGGAGTGGATCTAAAAGCCGTCTATTTGTATGCAAATTTTGACAAGGAAGAATTCTGGAGGACCCAAACTGCCTTTGAAAAGAAAAACATCTTCACGCGTCATGTCTATGGGAAAAATAACTATGTGAACACCGAAATCCGTGCAAATGCAGCCGATACGGAACTAATGCTGGAGGTTCAGGAAATTCTGGTGACCAGACCGAAAGCCGCAGAACTGTTTCTTTTATTTACAAGTGATGGCGATTTCCTGCCTATTATCCGAAGAATCCGTGCCTGGGGGAAAGAAGTCCGAATCATCGGTGTCAAAGACAAAATCAATCACTTGCTGATTCCTTACTGTGAAAGTCTGGATGTTTTCTTTAATCTTCTCAATAAGGATTCTGCCAAGTATATGCCGGTTGATGATTTTCCGACAGGAATCGAATTGATTGCTGAGATGCAGATGAGATTGCCCTATGTTGCTTCCACCAGGGCTCGGTCGTATTTAAGTACCAAGCTAGGAAGAACGGCTTCTGAAGTCAAAGATTTTATCCAGTACCTTTTGACGGAGAACTGCCTGATAGAAAAAGAATTCCGTGATCCAAACCTTGTCATCAAAAAGACCAAGATCTATTTGTTAAACCTGGTCAACCCATTGATCACAGAAATCCTGAGCAGTAATCTGACAGAACAGCTTGCAGCCCGTTACGCAAGATTGAGTTCAGAGATTGTTGAGAAGTAA